A genomic segment from Spinacia oleracea cultivar Varoflay chromosome 3, BTI_SOV_V1, whole genome shotgun sequence encodes:
- the LOC110786181 gene encoding protein NPGR1: MLCACSGEQFKFEEAAPRSPESLATRDFSVSGLSSRTGDFKSISSRTTGDLGSKYEDAHVDEVESTLKEALSLNYEEARALLGRIEYQKANFDAALQLFQGIDIKTLTPRMVTGISERTRPRKQRSKGDNSLAGVMSWHSVSLLLEAILLKSKVLEELGKISEAARECQMIVDIVESALPTGMPAKMSKDNRMQEMFHKALELLPKLWKEAGCLDEAIIAYRRALVKPWNLHPYRLASAQKDLAAILIYGGIEVALPPQLQICGPTTPRNNLEEAILLLFILIRKASCNDIEWDPEIMDHLSFALSMCNGFEFLAQHVELVLPGIYNRAERWYILALCHNAAGQNEAALNLVRKITGHSESKHKPHIPSLLLGAKLCADDLKHAEEGINYCRIVFEMAADGNKHLMAQAHNFIGVCYSNAARVSTSNLDREMYRKGSLKSLNKAFSIVKDDPELMFNLGLENAAQRNLDASFGYTKLYSNMVVGSSGKGWKLLALVASAQQQFEDAQDIIDIALDETTGVDQLQLLRLKAVLQIAQENPKQAIENYVQLLAKIQAAKKHNTQSPSLEATKMKILEMEAWQDLSNLYTRLESWGDAEICVKRAKSINLYSPESWHVAGVLFKARSLHKEALVAFSVSLSIDPNYVPGLVSAAEMMLEVGASSLPIAKSFLTNALQLEPTNHDAWLHLGLILKKQGLILQAADCFQAACELKSTAPIQPFL; the protein is encoded by the exons ATGTTGTGTGCTTGTTCAGGAGAGCAATTCAAATTCGAAGAGGCGGCACCTCGGTCACCGGAGTCATTGGCCACCAGGGATTTCTCGGTTAGTGGGCTGTCGTCGAGGACTGGCGATTTCAAGAGTATTTCGTCAAGAACTACTGGTGATTTAGGGTCAAAATATGAAGATGCCCATGTAGATGAAGTTGAATCCACGTTGAAGGAAGCcctgtcattaaattatgag GAAGCTAGAGCTTTACTGGGCAGGATAGAATACCAGAAAGCGAATTTTGATGCTGCTCTACAGCTTTTCCAAGGGATTGACATTAAAACATTAACCCCAAGGATGGTGACTGGGATTTCAGAGCGCACTCGGCCGAGGAAACAAAGATCCAAGGGTGATAATTCCCTTGCTGGTGTAATGTCTTGGCATTCGGTTAGCCTTCTCCTTGAAGCCATTCTTCTCAAGTCTAAGGTTTTGGAAGAACTTGGGAAAATATCAG AGGCTGCTAGGGAGTGCCAAATGATCGTAGATATAGTTGAATCAGCGTTACCTACTGGAATGCCCGCAAAAATGAGTAAAGACAACAGGATGCAAGAGATGTTTCACAAGGCACTGGAATTACTTCCTAAACTATGGAAAGAAGCAGGTTGTCTTGATGAAGCTATTATAGCATATCGTCGAGCTCTTGTGAAACCCTGGAACTTGCATCCTTACAGATTAGCTAGTGCCCAAAAGGATTTAGCTGCTATATTGATTTATGGAGGAATTGAAGTGGCCCTTCCCCCTCAGCTACAAATATGTGGTCCAACTACACCTAGAAATAATCTAGAGGAAGCAATCCTTTTGCTGTTTATTCTAATTAGAAAAGCCTCGTGTAATGATATTGAGTGGGATCCAGAAATCATGGATCATCTCTCCTTTGCGCTGTCAATGTGTAATGGTTTCGAGTTTCTAGCTCAGCATGTGGAGCTGGTACTTCCAGGAATCTACAACAGAGCTGAGAGATGGTACATACTTGCACTTTGTCATAATGCTGCAGGGCAGAATGAGGCAGCTTTGAATCTAGTAAGGAAGATTACAGGACATTCTGAGTCGAAGCACAAACCCCACATCCCTTCTCTTTTGTTAGGAGCAAAATTATGCGCAGATGATTTGAAACATGCTGAAGAAGGGATAAATTATTGTCGCATAGTTTTTGAAATGGCTGCTGATGGAAACAAACATTTAATGGCTCAAGCTCATAATTTTATAGGGGTGTGCTATTCAAATGCTGCCAGAGTATCTACATCTAACTTAGACAGGGAAATGTATCGGAAGGGATCGCTCAAGTCTCTTAACAAGGCTTTTTCAATTGTGAAAGATGATCCCGAGTTGATGTTCAACCTTGGGCTTGAAAATGCTGCTCAAAGAAATCTCGATGCCAGTTTTGGGTACACCAAGTTATACTCCAATATGGTGGTTGGGAGTTCTGGGAAAGGATGGAAGCTATTGGCTCTAGTTGCTTCCGCACAGCAGCAATTTGAAGATGCCCAAGACATAATCGATATTGCATTGGACGAAACCACCGGCGTTGATCAGTTACAACTGCTGAGATTAAAGGCTGTTCTACAGATTGCTCAAGAAAATCCCAAACAAGCTATAGAGAACTATGTACAACTGTTGGCAAAGATTCAAGCAGCAAAGAAACATAATACTCAGAGTCCGAGCTTGGAG gcaacaaaaatgaaaattttggaGATGGAAGCATGGCAAGATTTGTCTAACTTGTATACAAGGCTTGAGTCATGGGGAGATGCTGAAATTTGTGTGAAAAGAGCAAAGTCAATAAACCTTTACAGCCCTGAAAGTTGGCATGTAGCAG GTGTGCTGTTCAAGGCTCGATCACTACACAAGGAAGCCCTAGTTGCTTTCTCTGTCTCGCTATCAATAGACCCAAATTATGTTCCTGGATTAGTTTCAGCAGCGGAAATGATGTTAGAAGTGGGTGCCTCTTCACTTCCTATAGCCAAAAGTTTCTTAACGAATGCCCTACAATTAGAGCCTACAAATCATGATGCTTGGTTGCACCTGGGATTGATTTTAAAGAAACAAGGCTTAATACTGCAAGCTGCTGATTGCTTCCAAGCTGCTTGCGAACTCAAGTCCACAGCGCCAATTCAACCCTTCTTATAA